From the Pomacea canaliculata isolate SZHN2017 linkage group LG4, ASM307304v1, whole genome shotgun sequence genome, one window contains:
- the LOC112561909 gene encoding uncharacterized protein LOC112561909, with translation MRSSSPHLAALLLWLPHVRGYPTYADVIPNGDQVSVLCPDGGQRVTWLGVGHYNVTGSGPLNPFGVDFLSAGRGWSPGLCSADSDGDGRSNGEELGDPGCTWTLGAPPTLTTNISHPGICEPVDSELCRMPANGSTVAYDVISSLCAHTAVSDDPHPPCDTLIPTADVHKATFRLKPLTVSKKSDSVRCESFVFNPAGSSDDYHVIALAPIANISGVVARMMMYVCKGEKLGSIGECNTTPDPSSCEVMSVWMPPLKDECLHHNTGIRLVTGGLKFTSFMLQVHLRKSTEESDLTGDFGVTVYFSSSFRQQDAGMLVVGNDYITVPPQSPAAIVTSDCTSTCTRSLFSGDIYITSAISFLQELGTGQEITIYRQGSVATDHINITFADSDAARMMTFQNPILVQPGDVIKTRCRYNSLDIHTTTFNSEANPGAPWESCRAYLRFYPAQHAAPSPTCVSWKSLLTCDPETEGGCTAAERLKFEHQNVVRTQAYTTITTSCLPFGPCTSECRAAITEVQAREPCMASSDSWLRLKATSLITSTFGQSLLANLAGCDLDLYIDSEAAAAEERDREAASRSQLLRRKVVCSKGTQPSVVALPMSVGLLAIFILLTLARI, from the exons ATGCGCTCCAG CTCACCTCACCTGGCGGCGCTGCTCCTGTGGCTGCCTCACGTGCGGGGCTATCCTACCTACGCTGACGTCATTCCCAATGGCGACCAGGTGTCGGTGCTGTGTCCAGACGGCGGTCAGCGGGTCACGTGGCTCGGTGTCGGTCATTACAACGTTACGGGCAGCGGACCGCTCAACCCCTTCGGGGTGGATTTCCTGAGTGCGGGCCGG GGTTGGTCGCCAGGCCTCTGTAGTGCCGACTCAGATGGCGACGGGAGGTCCAACGGTGAAGAACTTGGTGACCCTGGCTGCACGTGGACCCTGGGCGCACCGCCCACGTTGACCACAAACATTTCTCACCCAG GCATCTGTGAGCCGGTGGACAGTGAACTGTGTCGTATGCCAGCCAACGGTTCCACTGTTGCCTATGACGTCATCAGTTCCCTCTGCGCCCACACCGCAGTGTCTGACGACCCGCATCCTCCATGTGACACCCTCATCCCTACTGCAG ATGTCCACAAGGCGACATTCAGACTCAAGCCGCTGACGGTGTCCAAGAAAAGCGACAGCGTCAGGTGCGAGAGCTTTGTGTTCAACCCCGCCGGCAGCAGCGACGACTACCACGTCATTGCTCTCGCGCCCATCGCCAACATCAGCGGGGTGGTCGCTCGCATGATGATGTATGTCTGTAAAG GTGAGAAGCTGGGCAGCATCGGTGAATGCAACACCACCCCAGATCCTTCCTCTTGTGAGGTGATGAGCGTGTGGATGCCGCCTCTCAAAGACGAGTGTCTGCACCACAACACCGGCATCCGCCTCGTGACGGGAGGACTCAAGTTCACGTCCTTCATGCTGCAG GTACACCTGAGGAAGTCCACGGAGGAATCTGATCTGACTGGCGACTTCGGGGTCACCGTTTACTTCTCGTCCTCGTTCCGTCAACAAGACGCCGGCATGTTGGTGGTGGGAAACGACTACATCACCGTCCCTCCACAATCCCCTGCGGCCATCGTCACTTCCGACTGTACCAGCACGTGCACGCGCTCGCTGTTTAGTGGCGACATTTACATCACCTCTGCTATCAGCTTTCTTCAAGAGCTCG GCACCGGTCAAGAGATCACCATCTACAGACAGGGCAGCGTGGCGACTGACCACATCAACATCACCTTCGCTGACTCTGATGCAGCACGCATGATGAC ATTCCAGAATCCGATCCTGGTGCAGCctggtgacgtcatcaagaCCAGGTGTCGGTACAACTCCCTGGACATCCACACCACAACCTTCAACAGCGAGGCTAACCCGGGTGCGCCGTGGGAGAGTTGTCGCGCCTACCTACGCTTCTACCCGGCGCAGCATGCAGCGCCCAGCCCGACGTGTGTGTCATGGAAGTCCCTCCTGACCTGTGACCCGGAGACTGAGGGAGGCTGCACGGCCGCCGAGCGCCTCAAGTTCGAGCACCAGAACGTGGTCCGCACGCAGGCCTACACCACAATCACCACCTCGTGCCTGCCCTTTGGCCCCTGCACCAGCGAATGCCGGGCGGCCATTACGGAGGTCCAGGCTCGAGAGCCATGCATGGCCAGCTCGGACAGTTGGTTGCGACTCAAGGCCACGTCCCTGATTACCAGCACCTTCGGTCAGTCTCTTCTCGCGAACCTCGCTGGCTGCGACCTGGACCTGTACATCGACTCTGAGGCGGCGGCTGCagaagagagagacagggaggcGGCATCCAGAAGCCAACTGCTCAGAAGAAAGGTCGTCTGCAGCAAGGGGACGCAGCCTTCCGTCGTAGCACTTCCCATGTCTGTGGGCCTTCTCGCCATCTTCATCCTACTGACACTGGCTAGGATCTGA
- the LOC112561912 gene encoding prokineticin-1-like, with the protein MKFVLVLMVSVLALTLACEKGSDCNANECCLIQEDGSQVCKPLKQAGEECQVLSGLNLYGRPEAPVTECPCERFMRCLSLSLSATLGARGMCRGLLLS; encoded by the exons ATGAAGTTCGTCCTGGTGTTGATG GTATCTGTACTGGCCCTCACCCTGGCCTGCGAGAAAGGGTCGGACTGCAACGCCAACGAGTGCTGCCTCATTCAGGAGGATGGCAGCCAGGTGTGTAAGCCACTCAAACAAGCAGGAGAAG AGTGCCAGGTGCTGAGTGGGCTCAACCTGTACGGAAGGCCTGAGGCTCCGGTGACGGAGTGTCCGTGTGAGCGATTCATGCGGTGTCTGTCTCTGTCCCTGTCTGCCACCCTGGGTGCCAGAG GTATGTGTCGGGGACTGCTGCTCAGCTAA
- the LOC112561911 gene encoding rho-related GTP-binding protein RhoA-A-like isoform X1 has protein sequence MDILCWCCLSPAWDDSKDGSVREARLRRTVTAVGDGACGKTSLLLRMSQDVFVEQVYEPTTFESDVVEVFRGTRKMQLTLQDCAGQETYDRMRPVAYADVHVILLCFSLDNPDSLVNAETTWFQVYGWPAMAVPTPPSPRLWEVTYYCPAVPLILVGNKKDLRDAWETTETRDRPIGATFVTCQQGQDAARRLKAKDYIECSAKTSEGVKRVLGTSVRYSTLQKA, from the exons ATGGACATCCTCTGCTGGTGCTGTCTTTCGCCGG CGTGGGACGACTCCAAGGATGGTAGCGTGCGGGAGGCGAGACTGCGGCGCACGGTGACGGCGGTGGGTGACGGCGCGTGCGGCAAGACAAGTCTGCTGCTGCGCATGAGTCAGGACGTGTTCGTAGAGCAGGTGTACGAACCAACCACCTTCGAGTCCGACGTTGTGGAGGTCTTTCGTGGGACCCGCAAG ATGCAGTTGACCCTGCAGGACTGCGCGGGGCAAGAGACGTATGACCGCATGCGGCCAGTAGCCTACGCCGACGTCCACGTCATCCTCTTGTGCTTCTCGCTGGACAACCCGGACAGCCTTGTCAACGCCGAGACCACCTGGTTCCAGGTATACGGGTGGCCAGCCATGGCTGTCCCTACTCCTCCATCACCACGTCTGTGG GAAGTGACGTATTACTGTCCCGCTGTGCCACTCATCCTTGTGGGAAACAAGAAGGACCTTCGGGACGCCTGGGAGACGACTGAGACTAGAGACAGGCCCATCGGAGCGACATTTGTCACCTGTCAGCAAGGCCAGGATGCCGCCCGCCGTCTCAAGGCTAAAGATTACATCGAGTGTTCCGCCAAAACCAGCGAGGGTGTCAAACGGGTACTGGGTACATCAGTGCGGTACTCCACCTTACAGAAGGCGTGA
- the LOC112561911 gene encoding rho-related GTP-binding protein RhoA-A-like isoform X2: protein MDILCWCCLSPAWDDSKDGSVREARLRRTVTAVGDGACGKTSLLLRMSQDVFVEQVYEPTTFESDVVEVFRGTRKMQLTLQDCAGQETYDRMRPVAYADVHVILLCFSLDNPDSLVNAETTWFQEVTYYCPAVPLILVGNKKDLRDAWETTETRDRPIGATFVTCQQGQDAARRLKAKDYIECSAKTSEGVKRVLGTSVRYSTLQKA from the exons ATGGACATCCTCTGCTGGTGCTGTCTTTCGCCGG CGTGGGACGACTCCAAGGATGGTAGCGTGCGGGAGGCGAGACTGCGGCGCACGGTGACGGCGGTGGGTGACGGCGCGTGCGGCAAGACAAGTCTGCTGCTGCGCATGAGTCAGGACGTGTTCGTAGAGCAGGTGTACGAACCAACCACCTTCGAGTCCGACGTTGTGGAGGTCTTTCGTGGGACCCGCAAG ATGCAGTTGACCCTGCAGGACTGCGCGGGGCAAGAGACGTATGACCGCATGCGGCCAGTAGCCTACGCCGACGTCCACGTCATCCTCTTGTGCTTCTCGCTGGACAACCCGGACAGCCTTGTCAACGCCGAGACCACCTGGTTCCAG GAAGTGACGTATTACTGTCCCGCTGTGCCACTCATCCTTGTGGGAAACAAGAAGGACCTTCGGGACGCCTGGGAGACGACTGAGACTAGAGACAGGCCCATCGGAGCGACATTTGTCACCTGTCAGCAAGGCCAGGATGCCGCCCGCCGTCTCAAGGCTAAAGATTACATCGAGTGTTCCGCCAAAACCAGCGAGGGTGTCAAACGGGTACTGGGTACATCAGTGCGGTACTCCACCTTACAGAAGGCGTGA